A genomic window from Chitinophaga pollutisoli includes:
- a CDS encoding SusC/RagA family TonB-linked outer membrane protein codes for MQAQNQTVKGRVTDVTGNPLPGASIAVQKGRTGAVTNAEGRFEINVAPGTKLTINFTGYKSATVIADPSAPLQVVLEDDIAKLDEVIVTGLATTVKRRNAANSVATISAKELAGAAPAQTFDAALSGKITGANITANSGAPGGGLSIKLRGVSSIYGTIQPLFVIDGVIVSNRATSTGINVVSQAGGPTNATSGQDNPASRIADLNPNDIENVEILKGASASAIYGSQASAGVVIITTKKGRSGKTSFAVNQDLGVATARKLLGMKKDLTDEDLEARDWDIPTVRAAQASGKFFDYEKEVFGGKGFLRNTTVSMNGGSEKTTFHLSAGLKDEEGIVRNTGYSNANVRLNLNHKVSDRVKFGFTSAYMNTNADRGLFGNENSGNTVGYGIIATSPWIDLHPDANGIYPNPRNGANILQTIAHSENSEKVNRVLTGGTAEFVLQQSPTSTTRLMGRAGLDFYHTKSLALFPAMLHFEAVTGGRNIRGNTYEMNTSWAGFLVNTFTPGQGNLTFTTTGGITHEAGDYDQLLNIASRLVGDETSQGQAAAIRVTQTRSSYRNDGLFFQEELAYKEFLNFTVGARFDRSTNNGDYKKFNIYPKANASWNITKMGQWDGALVNDLKFRIAYGESSGFPTFNSRFTNMAPSVIGGLPGSIVSLSLGDPNIKSERQTELEGGFDLSLFNGKLNFEATVYNKVIRDLLVAADWPGSTGFNSRWVNAGELRNRGVELSLRATPFNNRNVRWNTTVNYWLNRSKVLKLNVPAFDQGDSFGAGLGTIWIEEGKSATQLVIEEAAGLRVLGDIEPRFQLSWFNDVNFFKNWTFRAMLHYKKGGANVNLTRYLRDGSGLSSDFSDKNDKGEYLAEARGNDVSQYTEDATYLRLREVALFYQLPVRPRGISNIQIGVSANNYFTLAKYSGYDPEVSNFGSTFGTGIDVAPYAATKRLQFHLSVNF; via the coding sequence ATGCAAGCACAAAATCAAACCGTTAAGGGAAGGGTCACGGATGTGACCGGAAATCCGCTCCCGGGAGCCAGCATCGCCGTGCAGAAAGGGCGTACCGGTGCCGTTACCAACGCCGAAGGCCGGTTCGAAATTAATGTGGCGCCCGGCACTAAACTCACCATCAACTTTACGGGTTACAAATCCGCCACCGTTATCGCCGACCCTTCCGCTCCGCTGCAGGTCGTGCTGGAAGATGACATCGCCAAGCTGGATGAAGTGATCGTGACCGGCCTGGCCACCACGGTAAAAAGAAGGAACGCCGCTAACTCGGTGGCCACCATTTCCGCCAAGGAACTGGCAGGCGCCGCGCCTGCCCAAACCTTCGACGCTGCTTTGAGCGGCAAGATCACCGGCGCAAACATCACGGCCAACTCCGGCGCGCCGGGTGGTGGCCTTTCCATCAAACTGCGCGGCGTATCGTCCATTTACGGTACCATACAGCCGTTGTTCGTGATTGATGGCGTGATCGTATCCAACCGAGCAACCTCCACGGGTATCAACGTGGTATCTCAGGCCGGCGGCCCTACCAATGCCACTTCCGGGCAGGATAACCCTGCTTCCCGTATCGCTGACCTCAACCCCAACGACATCGAGAACGTAGAAATCCTGAAAGGCGCCTCCGCTTCCGCCATCTATGGCTCCCAGGCATCTGCTGGTGTGGTGATCATCACCACCAAGAAAGGCCGTTCCGGTAAAACATCTTTTGCCGTTAACCAGGACCTCGGCGTGGCTACCGCCAGGAAACTGCTCGGTATGAAAAAAGACCTCACCGACGAAGATCTTGAGGCAAGAGACTGGGATATCCCTACCGTACGCGCAGCCCAGGCGAGCGGCAAGTTTTTCGATTATGAAAAAGAAGTATTTGGCGGGAAAGGATTTCTCCGCAATACGACTGTCAGCATGAACGGCGGCAGCGAAAAAACTACTTTCCACTTGTCGGCCGGCCTGAAAGACGAAGAAGGAATTGTAAGGAATACAGGGTACTCCAATGCCAATGTGCGTCTGAACCTCAACCACAAGGTTTCCGACCGCGTGAAATTTGGTTTCACCAGCGCTTACATGAACACCAATGCCGACCGCGGGCTGTTCGGCAACGAGAACTCCGGCAACACGGTAGGTTATGGCATCATCGCTACTTCGCCCTGGATCGATCTGCATCCTGACGCGAACGGTATTTATCCCAATCCCCGTAATGGTGCGAACATCCTTCAAACCATCGCGCATTCAGAAAACAGCGAAAAAGTAAACCGCGTGCTGACCGGCGGTACCGCTGAGTTCGTCTTACAGCAGTCCCCCACCTCCACTACCCGCCTGATGGGCCGTGCCGGCCTGGATTTCTATCATACCAAATCACTGGCGCTTTTCCCTGCCATGCTGCATTTCGAAGCAGTAACCGGCGGACGGAACATCCGTGGCAATACATATGAAATGAACACCAGCTGGGCAGGTTTCCTTGTTAACACGTTCACACCCGGCCAGGGGAACCTCACATTCACCACTACCGGCGGTATCACTCATGAGGCGGGTGACTACGACCAATTGCTGAATATTGCATCCCGTCTTGTTGGTGACGAAACCAGCCAGGGCCAGGCGGCTGCGATCCGCGTGACGCAGACCCGCAGTTCTTATCGTAACGACGGCCTCTTCTTCCAGGAAGAGCTCGCTTACAAGGAGTTCCTGAACTTTACGGTTGGCGCACGTTTCGACCGGTCCACCAACAACGGCGACTATAAAAAATTCAACATCTATCCGAAAGCGAACGCATCCTGGAACATCACCAAAATGGGCCAGTGGGACGGCGCGCTCGTTAACGACCTGAAATTCCGCATCGCCTATGGCGAGAGCAGCGGCTTCCCGACGTTCAACTCCCGCTTCACCAACATGGCGCCTTCCGTTATCGGCGGCCTTCCCGGATCTATCGTTAGCCTTTCTCTCGGAGATCCCAATATCAAATCCGAGCGTCAAACTGAATTGGAAGGTGGATTCGACCTGAGTTTGTTCAATGGAAAATTGAATTTCGAAGCCACCGTTTACAATAAAGTAATCAGGGACCTGCTGGTTGCGGCTGACTGGCCGGGCTCTACAGGCTTTAACAGCAGGTGGGTGAACGCCGGCGAGCTGCGCAACCGCGGCGTGGAGTTGAGCCTTCGCGCTACGCCTTTCAACAACCGCAATGTTCGTTGGAATACGACTGTCAACTACTGGCTGAACCGTTCTAAAGTCCTGAAGCTTAATGTTCCCGCATTTGACCAGGGCGACAGCTTCGGTGCCGGCCTCGGTACTATCTGGATCGAAGAAGGAAAATCTGCGACACAACTGGTTATCGAAGAAGCGGCAGGATTACGCGTACTGGGCGACATTGAACCGAGATTCCAGCTGAGCTGGTTCAACGATGTGAACTTCTTTAAAAACTGGACCTTCCGCGCCATGCTGCATTACAAAAAAGGCGGTGCCAACGTGAACCTCACCCGGTACCTGCGTGATGGCAGCGGACTTTCTTCCGACTTCAGCGACAAAAACGATAAAGGGGAATACCTGGCGGAAGCACGCGGAAACGACGTATCACAGTACACTGAAGATGCTACTTACCTCCGTCTTCGCGAAGTGGCGCTGTTCTATCAGCTTCCGGTTCGCCCGCGCGGTATCAGCAACATCCAGATCGGCGTATCCGCAAACAACTACTTCACACTGGCGAAATACAGCGGTTATGATCCGGAAGTTTCCAACTTCGGTTCCACTTTCGGCACCGGAATCGACGTAGCGCCGTATGCTGCGACCAAACGCCTGCAGTTCCACCTGTCCGTGAATTTTTAA
- a CDS encoding RagB/SusD family nutrient uptake outer membrane protein produces MLASCKNEPIANPNAPSMEELIKNPTINQLNSLVTGTESSMRTRMEIYIDVVSTLGREYYRHSGADPRWRRAILGSGAATTLPAGGFYATIPWDARYNVVKNCNLLLQGVDKSKFLPNANAKNGYIAFANTIKAYQMLLVLTGTHDNGIRLDVSDPLKPGPIVNRATALEGIAKLLDDADALLDDATFSFTLSEGFAGFNNPAGFRQFNRAIAARVAIYRERWAEALTFLQGSFISQAAGADLYLGPKHIFSLATNDQTNQLFLEPDNTDELQMAHPLYITEIEAGDDRINKARLRPGGIAIPTLPGTHEMRIFNSQTSPFSIIRNEELILIFAEASAQNNALPAAADAVNLIRTRHGLAARLDLDTKDKLIDEILKQRRYSLWGEGHRWIDVRRYNRLNTLPIDRVDDDIFPQLPIPLSEQGV; encoded by the coding sequence ATGTTGGCTTCCTGTAAGAACGAACCAATCGCCAATCCTAACGCGCCTTCGATGGAGGAGCTTATCAAAAATCCGACAATCAATCAGCTGAACAGCCTTGTAACCGGTACGGAAAGCAGTATGCGCACACGCATGGAAATCTACATCGATGTCGTGAGTACACTGGGCCGTGAATATTACCGCCATTCCGGCGCTGATCCCCGGTGGAGGCGCGCCATCCTGGGATCCGGCGCGGCCACCACGCTTCCCGCGGGCGGTTTCTATGCGACCATACCCTGGGACGCCCGCTACAATGTGGTAAAAAACTGCAACCTCCTGCTGCAAGGCGTAGATAAGTCAAAATTCCTCCCCAACGCCAATGCAAAAAACGGTTACATCGCTTTCGCCAATACCATTAAAGCTTACCAGATGCTGCTGGTGCTGACCGGCACGCATGACAATGGCATAAGGCTCGATGTTTCGGATCCCTTAAAACCGGGCCCGATCGTAAACCGCGCGACCGCGCTCGAGGGTATCGCCAAACTACTGGATGATGCGGATGCGCTGCTCGATGATGCAACATTCAGTTTCACATTGTCTGAAGGTTTTGCCGGATTCAACAATCCCGCTGGTTTCCGTCAATTTAACCGCGCTATCGCAGCACGCGTCGCGATTTATCGTGAACGCTGGGCAGAAGCGCTGACCTTCCTGCAGGGCAGTTTCATTTCACAGGCTGCGGGTGCTGACCTGTACCTCGGGCCCAAACATATCTTCTCGTTGGCCACCAACGACCAGACAAACCAATTGTTCCTGGAACCCGATAATACAGACGAGTTGCAGATGGCTCATCCGCTGTACATCACCGAAATCGAAGCCGGCGACGACCGGATCAATAAAGCGCGTCTGCGCCCGGGCGGGATTGCCATACCCACTTTGCCCGGCACACATGAAATGCGCATTTTCAACAGTCAGACGTCTCCGTTCTCAATTATCCGCAACGAAGAGCTGATCCTCATTTTCGCCGAAGCAAGTGCACAAAACAATGCGCTTCCCGCCGCTGCTGATGCTGTTAACCTCATCCGCACCCGGCATGGCCTGGCAGCACGGCTGGACCTGGATACGAAAGACAAGCTGATCGACGAAATCCTGAAACAGCGCCGCTACTCCCTTTGGGGCGAAGGCCACCGCTGGATCGACGTCCGCCGGTACAACAGGCTGAATACGCTGCCTATCGACCGTGTAGACGACGATATCTTCCCGCAATTACCTATCCCGCTTTCCGAGCAAGGTGTATAA